One segment of Skermanella rosea DNA contains the following:
- a CDS encoding ArdC family protein encodes MSTLQDDPDTTSPPDSLRAGRPGSPGVPPCGGRALLAALPKPPGRGLGPSGDDPSRGSDGCRPAGRFDLARQVTDRIIAQLEAVDPADWRCPWNKAGASRLPVNGFTGKAYTGTNTLLFWLEARRHGYASHRWLTFNQMLRLGGRLSEETLARPKGRRDCVGIRYGTFEKKVAPWVDRDGHIRDTETVPYAKAFRVFNVDQITGLPDRLYAGLPADHGETTRRRIRDFVVTAGVNLSHGGDEAWYHPASDQVRMPFLSRFVERSGAEGPEHYDATLLHEIVHWSGHPARLGRPDLAAPDVRATAREELCAEFGAAILCAYFGVAGRLRHPEYISHWLAHLRSDSRALFTATRQARLAFEFLLERGGLPSPDEEPAPAGDAAGPSAWK; translated from the coding sequence ATGAGCACTCTCCAGGACGATCCCGACACGACCAGCCCCCCGGACAGCCTCCGGGCCGGCCGGCCCGGCTCTCCGGGCGTGCCCCCCTGCGGGGGTCGGGCTCTACTCGCTGCGCTCCCCAAGCCCCCTGGACGGGGTCTTGGCCCTTCGGGTGACGATCCCTCACGCGGTTCCGACGGGTGCCGCCCGGCGGGCCGCTTCGACCTCGCGCGGCAGGTCACCGACCGCATCATCGCCCAGCTCGAAGCGGTCGACCCCGCCGACTGGCGCTGCCCGTGGAACAAGGCCGGGGCATCCCGCCTCCCGGTCAACGGCTTCACCGGCAAGGCCTACACCGGCACCAACACCCTCCTGTTCTGGCTTGAGGCGCGGCGCCACGGCTACGCCAGCCACCGCTGGCTGACCTTCAACCAGATGCTGAGGCTCGGCGGCCGGCTGTCCGAGGAGACCCTGGCGCGGCCGAAGGGCCGGCGCGACTGCGTCGGCATCCGCTACGGCACCTTCGAGAAAAAGGTCGCACCCTGGGTCGACCGCGACGGCCACATCCGCGACACCGAGACGGTGCCCTACGCCAAGGCCTTCCGGGTCTTCAACGTGGACCAGATCACCGGCCTGCCCGACCGGCTCTACGCCGGCCTGCCCGCCGACCACGGCGAGACCACCCGCCGGCGCATCCGGGACTTCGTCGTCACCGCCGGGGTCAACCTCAGCCACGGCGGCGACGAGGCCTGGTACCACCCGGCCAGCGACCAGGTCAGGATGCCGTTCCTCTCCCGCTTCGTCGAGCGGTCCGGCGCCGAGGGGCCGGAACACTACGACGCCACCCTGCTGCACGAGATCGTCCACTGGAGCGGCCATCCCGCCCGCCTCGGCCGGCCCGACCTGGCCGCCCCGGACGTGCGGGCCACAGCCCGCGAGGAACTGTGCGCCGAGTTCGGCGCCGCGATCCTGTGCGCCTATTTCGGGGTGGCCGGCCGGCTCCGGCACCCCGAGTACATCAGCCACTGGCTGGCCCACCTGAGGTCGGACAGCCGCGCCCTGTTCACCGCCACCCGGCAGGCGCGCCTGGCCTTCGAGTTCCTGCTCGAGCGCGGCGGCCTGCCCAGCCCCGACGAGGAGCCGGCGCCGGCCGGCGACGCCGCCGGGCCGTCCGCCTGGAAATGA
- a CDS encoding ParB/RepB/Spo0J family partition protein translates to MPDFPLSMLRHSPRNMRSVGKDDGLDELAASMRERVARGQPPLIQSLRGCRISPKKIEIHAGGRRLSALLRLRREKVIPASLPVPVELDRPEDAVEISMVENQMRIPPHPYDQVAGFRKLAEQGLDPDRIAQRFGARAFWVRQRLALAGLHPDLLDLLKRDALPIACAQALTLTADQDRQLDCWRQLPPWQRDAWQIRRILRDARTPVGAALFPIADYVAAGGVIERDLFDERDQGTIGSPALFAAMQRAEVDRRIAALKAEGWAEVIECDPGLGWSRHARDLNLEEMACAGQRGLTEDEAAECHRLLAFIRETPDPGDPAEERDARQAGIDAERRLEALDTLAKSGVYSPEQRAAGVVLVLYDPPGSLQVREGYARRADGPAPSACADAQDSQPGDAGSGTLPRRGIPPGPTVLRRSPTEAGPTPPRCCNRSPPPRATPSRTSSAAIPRRRCGSRSTS, encoded by the coding sequence ATGCCAGACTTCCCGCTCAGCATGCTCCGCCACAGCCCGCGCAACATGCGCTCCGTCGGCAAGGACGACGGCCTGGACGAGCTCGCCGCCTCAATGCGCGAGCGCGTCGCCCGCGGCCAGCCGCCGCTGATCCAGAGTCTGCGCGGCTGCCGGATCAGCCCCAAGAAGATCGAGATCCACGCCGGCGGCCGCCGGCTGTCGGCCCTGCTCAGGCTCCGCCGCGAGAAGGTCATCCCGGCCTCCCTCCCGGTTCCGGTCGAACTCGACCGCCCCGAGGACGCGGTCGAGATCTCGATGGTCGAGAACCAGATGCGGATCCCGCCGCACCCCTACGACCAGGTCGCCGGGTTCCGGAAACTGGCCGAGCAGGGACTCGACCCGGACCGGATCGCCCAGCGCTTCGGCGCCCGGGCCTTCTGGGTCCGGCAGCGCCTCGCGCTGGCCGGCCTGCACCCGGACCTGCTCGACCTGCTGAAGCGCGACGCGCTGCCGATCGCCTGCGCCCAGGCGCTGACCCTGACGGCGGACCAGGACCGGCAGCTCGACTGCTGGCGGCAGCTCCCGCCGTGGCAGCGGGACGCGTGGCAGATCCGGCGCATCCTGCGCGACGCCAGGACGCCGGTGGGCGCCGCCCTGTTCCCGATCGCCGACTACGTCGCCGCCGGCGGCGTCATCGAGCGGGACCTGTTCGACGAGCGCGACCAGGGCACCATCGGGAGCCCGGCGCTGTTCGCCGCGATGCAGCGGGCCGAGGTCGACCGGCGCATCGCGGCGCTGAAGGCCGAGGGATGGGCCGAGGTCATCGAGTGCGACCCCGGCCTCGGCTGGAGCCGTCACGCCCGCGACCTGAACCTCGAGGAGATGGCGTGCGCGGGCCAGCGGGGGCTGACCGAGGACGAGGCGGCCGAGTGCCACCGCCTCCTGGCCTTCATCCGGGAAACCCCCGATCCCGGGGATCCCGCGGAGGAGCGGGACGCCCGCCAGGCCGGGATCGACGCCGAGCGGCGGCTCGAGGCCCTGGACACGCTGGCCAAGTCCGGGGTCTACAGCCCGGAACAGCGGGCGGCCGGCGTGGTCCTGGTGCTCTACGACCCGCCCGGCAGTCTCCAGGTCCGGGAAGGCTACGCGCGCCGGGCCGACGGCCCCGCCCCGAGCGCTTGCGCGGACGCGCAGGACAGCCAGCCGGGCGATGCCGGCTCGGGGACGCTTCCGCGCCGGGGGATCCCGCCGGGGCCGACGGTGCTCCGGAGGTCCCCGACGGAGGCAGGCCCTACGCCGCCGCGGTGCTGCAATCGCTCGCCGCCGCCAAGAGCCACGCCCTCCAGGACCTCGTCAGCGGCGATCCCGAGACGGCGGTGCGGATCGCGGTCCACCAGCTGA
- a CDS encoding type IV secretory system conjugative DNA transfer family protein — MTDFTVAQIIAHPEPFVQAARLWISSNAALLAGWAAGALAIAGVAGFGAGAVADRLRRAAGERRRYGGLRAARKAGLLRNPGLERSGIPIGRIGRKRLCWVDQEPVLVTGGTRSGKGTGVIRPACLTYGGPMVMYDGGKGELFRDTSGWRARFSHVLKLDLTDPDGVHFNFLDEIDPANPVAGADNLAKAVPRPDDADGHFEPAADRLIAAVILHVLHAAAADRRNMAEVVRLVSRGDAGMRDVIRSAAHPVAVDRVNGLFGGAVLGSGADEGMKYRQSVYNSALVRLSVFEDPVVARITARSDFRMRDLFRLSPLLRPVSLYLTTPASEDDRLRPATSLFLSLLIGAILREQPALDGEPRCLLVIDEFASLRMEILQTAITKIVGCGATMLLGAQSLNALRQAPYGPYNQFRDNIRCHVAYAANDGLTQQEISRSCGTVAERRTSVSRGRPAAGWGRTHTETRSEVERPVLDAGGVRALPDRDELILITGQPVIRARKIRDFRDPVLSRRLGLPPAPMRGRDGRYPGLPRSPDPQGPGPRAAPAGPPPARPKRGRKLIAAPRATDEEG, encoded by the coding sequence ATGACTGACTTCACCGTCGCCCAGATCATCGCCCACCCGGAGCCGTTCGTGCAGGCCGCCCGGCTGTGGATATCGTCCAACGCCGCGCTGCTGGCCGGCTGGGCCGCGGGCGCGCTGGCAATCGCCGGGGTGGCCGGGTTCGGGGCCGGCGCGGTCGCGGACCGGCTGCGCCGGGCGGCCGGGGAGCGGCGCCGGTACGGCGGCCTCCGCGCGGCCCGGAAGGCGGGGCTGCTGCGCAACCCCGGGCTGGAGCGCTCCGGCATCCCGATCGGCCGGATCGGCCGCAAGCGGCTGTGCTGGGTCGACCAGGAACCGGTGCTGGTCACCGGCGGGACCCGGTCGGGCAAGGGGACCGGCGTGATCCGGCCGGCCTGCCTGACCTACGGCGGGCCGATGGTGATGTACGACGGCGGCAAGGGCGAGCTGTTCCGCGACACCTCGGGCTGGCGCGCGCGCTTCAGCCACGTGCTGAAGCTCGACCTGACCGACCCGGACGGCGTGCACTTCAATTTCCTGGACGAGATCGACCCGGCCAATCCGGTCGCCGGCGCCGACAACCTCGCCAAGGCGGTGCCCCGCCCCGACGACGCCGACGGCCATTTCGAGCCGGCGGCCGATCGGCTGATCGCCGCCGTGATCCTGCACGTGCTCCACGCCGCGGCGGCCGACCGCCGGAACATGGCCGAGGTCGTGCGCCTGGTCTCCCGGGGCGACGCCGGCATGCGCGACGTCATCCGGAGCGCCGCGCACCCGGTCGCCGTCGACCGGGTCAACGGGCTGTTCGGCGGGGCCGTGCTCGGCAGCGGCGCCGACGAGGGCATGAAGTACCGGCAGAGCGTCTACAACAGCGCGCTCGTCCGGCTGTCGGTGTTCGAGGACCCGGTGGTGGCGCGGATCACCGCGCGCTCGGACTTCCGGATGCGGGACCTGTTCCGGCTCAGCCCGCTGCTGCGGCCGGTGTCGCTGTACCTGACGACGCCGGCGAGCGAGGACGACCGGCTGCGCCCGGCGACCTCGCTGTTCCTGTCGCTGCTGATCGGCGCGATCCTGCGCGAGCAGCCGGCGCTCGACGGCGAGCCGCGCTGCCTGCTGGTGATCGACGAGTTCGCCAGCCTGCGCATGGAGATCCTGCAGACCGCGATCACCAAGATCGTCGGGTGCGGCGCCACGATGCTGCTGGGCGCCCAGTCGCTCAACGCGCTGCGCCAGGCGCCCTACGGCCCGTACAACCAGTTCCGGGACAACATCCGCTGCCACGTCGCGTACGCCGCCAACGACGGCCTGACCCAGCAGGAGATCTCCCGGTCGTGCGGCACGGTCGCGGAGCGGCGCACCTCGGTGAGCCGCGGCCGGCCGGCCGCGGGCTGGGGCCGGACACACACGGAGACGCGGAGCGAGGTGGAGCGGCCGGTGCTCGACGCCGGCGGGGTCCGGGCGCTGCCCGACCGCGACGAGCTGATCCTGATCACCGGCCAGCCAGTGATCCGCGCCCGCAAGATCCGCGACTTCAGGGATCCGGTGCTGAGCCGCCGCCTCGGCCTGCCGCCGGCCCCGATGCGCGGCCGCGACGGGCGCTACCCGGGGCTGCCGCGGTCCCCGGACCCGCAGGGACCGGGGCCGCGCGCGGCGCCCGCCGGGCCGCCGCCCGCGCGGCCGAAACGCGGGCGCAAGCTGATCGCAGCCCCGAGAGCGACGGATGAGGAAGGTTGA
- a CDS encoding ATPase, T2SS/T4P/T4SS family, which yields MRPDPAVPDLTAANRAESLRRRLEDLEDAYGPTIRAARTLAGCTDIAVNEDGAIWITVGGQDRPAGAHLSEQAARRIVALVADIDSHPVEKAALSANLPTGERFAALLPPTVRRIVFSIRLPPGRIFTLEDYIAAGIMAEAQADTLRRAVAERRNILIVGGTGAGKSTLANALLAEPDFRASRTCIIQDQDELKCSGPNVVRAFTGPMTARELVREFLRHNPDRIVIGEIRDGHTALEWISASNTGHPGGLSTAHANSAAHGLSRISRLIGQVAVNVPHADIAEAVELVAFLRRERDGSRRLAEIVRPAGHDGGRYLTEPA from the coding sequence ATGCGGCCTGACCCGGCGGTTCCGGACCTGACGGCGGCCAACCGGGCGGAAAGCCTGCGCCGGCGCCTCGAGGACCTGGAGGACGCCTACGGCCCGACGATCCGCGCGGCGCGGACCCTGGCCGGGTGCACGGACATCGCGGTGAACGAGGACGGCGCGATCTGGATCACGGTCGGCGGGCAGGACAGGCCGGCCGGCGCCCACCTGTCCGAGCAGGCGGCCCGGCGGATCGTGGCCCTGGTGGCCGACATCGACAGCCACCCGGTGGAGAAGGCGGCGCTCTCGGCCAACCTGCCGACCGGCGAGCGGTTCGCGGCCCTGCTGCCGCCGACCGTGCGGCGGATCGTCTTCTCGATCCGCCTGCCGCCGGGACGGATCTTCACCCTGGAGGACTACATCGCGGCCGGCATCATGGCCGAGGCCCAGGCCGACACGCTGCGCCGCGCGGTGGCCGAGCGGCGCAACATCCTGATCGTGGGCGGCACCGGGGCGGGCAAGAGCACGCTGGCCAACGCGCTGCTGGCGGAGCCGGACTTCCGGGCGAGCCGGACCTGCATCATCCAGGACCAGGACGAGCTGAAATGCAGCGGGCCGAACGTGGTGCGCGCCTTCACCGGCCCGATGACGGCGCGCGAGCTGGTGCGCGAGTTCCTCCGGCACAATCCCGACCGGATCGTGATCGGCGAGATCCGCGACGGCCACACGGCGCTGGAATGGATCTCGGCGAGCAACACCGGCCATCCCGGCGGGCTGTCGACCGCCCACGCCAACTCGGCGGCGCACGGCCTGTCGCGGATCTCCCGGCTGATCGGGCAGGTCGCCGTCAACGTACCCCACGCCGACATCGCCGAGGCGGTGGAGCTGGTCGCCTTCCTCCGGCGGGAGCGGGACGGCTCGAGGCGCTTGGCCGAGATCGTCCGGCCGGCGGGGCACGACGGCGGGCGGTACCTGACCGAACCCGCGTGA
- a CDS encoding right-handed parallel beta-helix repeat-containing protein: MRRITLVLAGTLLGAPALAETITIGPGQSVTDAARRLAPGDTLLLAPGTYNESVDLSGLHGREGAPITIRAAAGPGTAVINGGRNTAAVQANRISHVAVRDLVVVANAGGTDDDVGGFKIWGSWDNPARHLEFTGNTITGRGQDGFKLFQGAHDVLVAGNTLDGDWRQEAIDNVSVRDTVYAGNTIVGRAGFSGLTLKAGSRDNVVRDNRIDVDAPTQLSVGGYGNSRLDREFPAEWQGFEARNTTVTGNAIDGSVRLVSAVDNRITGNAITGPVSSGTNVHMPNSVRSSGNTVDDGSRLERGVDGVGANIGDTGSNISGSVDRGAYRSQRRLEDLLSGDGITRQANRAIDGATGAVTGAIDRAIDETTDTVMQPVEDMIDGIGQTLSCNVAGAAVAGAAGIVSGIFSGGRATLGAQLAQHMTQIAGNLCLGKQLAAQRRQLEVQRRMLDLERRNIAAGTADNAAGLDGLMARTLPGLDRAGFLLSEPRIEDQYRQTYPDMFPPLPPDGLVEVEDGLRRHERDAHLRSLALQNRAVQEQAGTLGRAVDHAAAGRAGPGLRSELQAMNAIQGETIASINVLTAATVGHQRAVTEARLRDETRRTAANATAKEFMSTLAVCGNCNISRPFLGD, encoded by the coding sequence ATGCGCCGCATCACGCTGGTTCTCGCCGGGACGCTTCTCGGCGCACCGGCCCTCGCCGAGACGATCACGATCGGCCCGGGCCAGAGCGTCACCGACGCCGCCCGGCGCCTCGCGCCCGGCGACACCCTGCTGCTGGCGCCCGGCACGTACAACGAGTCGGTCGACCTCAGCGGCCTGCACGGCAGGGAGGGCGCGCCGATCACGATCCGGGCCGCGGCCGGCCCGGGAACCGCCGTGATCAACGGAGGCAGGAACACGGCGGCGGTCCAGGCGAACCGCATCAGCCACGTGGCGGTCCGCGACCTGGTCGTCGTCGCCAACGCCGGGGGAACCGACGACGACGTGGGCGGCTTCAAGATCTGGGGGAGCTGGGACAATCCGGCCCGCCACCTGGAGTTCACCGGCAATACGATCACCGGCCGGGGGCAGGACGGCTTCAAGCTGTTCCAGGGCGCCCACGACGTGCTGGTCGCCGGCAACACCCTGGACGGCGACTGGCGCCAGGAAGCGATCGACAACGTCTCGGTCCGCGACACCGTCTACGCCGGCAACACGATCGTCGGCCGGGCCGGGTTCTCGGGCCTCACCCTGAAGGCGGGCAGCCGGGACAACGTCGTCCGCGACAACCGGATCGACGTCGACGCGCCGACCCAGCTCAGCGTCGGGGGATACGGAAACTCGCGCCTGGACCGGGAGTTCCCGGCGGAGTGGCAGGGCTTCGAGGCCAGGAACACCACGGTCACCGGCAACGCGATCGACGGCAGCGTGCGCCTGGTCTCGGCGGTGGACAACAGGATCACCGGCAACGCCATCACCGGTCCGGTGAGCAGCGGCACCAATGTCCACATGCCGAACTCCGTCAGAAGTTCGGGCAACACCGTGGACGACGGCTCGCGCCTGGAACGGGGCGTGGACGGGGTCGGGGCGAACATCGGCGACACGGGATCGAACATCTCGGGCTCGGTCGACCGCGGGGCCTACCGCTCCCAGCGACGCCTGGAGGATCTGCTGTCCGGCGACGGGATCACCCGCCAGGCCAACCGGGCGATCGACGGGGCGACCGGCGCCGTCACCGGCGCGATCGACAGGGCCATCGACGAGACGACCGACACGGTGATGCAGCCGGTCGAGGACATGATCGACGGCATCGGCCAGACCCTGTCGTGCAACGTCGCCGGCGCCGCGGTCGCCGGCGCGGCCGGCATCGTCAGCGGGATCTTCAGCGGCGGCAGGGCGACGCTGGGCGCCCAGCTGGCGCAGCACATGACCCAGATCGCCGGGAACCTGTGCCTGGGCAAGCAGCTCGCGGCCCAGCGCCGGCAGCTCGAGGTGCAGCGCCGGATGCTCGACCTCGAACGGCGCAACATCGCGGCCGGCACGGCCGACAACGCGGCCGGCCTCGACGGCCTGATGGCGAGGACCCTGCCCGGGCTGGACCGGGCGGGGTTCCTGCTGTCCGAACCGCGGATCGAGGATCAGTATCGGCAAACCTATCCCGACATGTTCCCGCCCCTGCCGCCGGACGGACTGGTCGAGGTCGAGGACGGGTTGCGCCGGCACGAGCGCGACGCGCATCTCCGGTCGCTCGCCCTGCAGAACCGGGCGGTCCAGGAGCAGGCCGGCACCCTCGGCCGGGCCGTGGACCATGCCGCCGCCGGTCGTGCCGGCCCGGGCCTGCGCTCCGAACTCCAGGCCATGAACGCCATCCAGGGCGAGACGATCGCGTCGATCAACGTCCTGACCGCGGCCACGGTGGGCCACCAGCGGGCCGTGACCGAGGCACGCCTGCGCGACGAGACCAGGAGAACCGCCGCCAACGCGACGGCGAAGGAGTTCATGAGCACGCTCGCCGTCTGCGGCAATTGCAACATCAGCCGCCCGTTCCTGGGCGATTAG
- a CDS encoding type IV secretion system protein, translating to MNPDYSYDYAYLNTAITDMLGRITSVGGVIDAALQPVYFIVGVLLLVLACIKFMWQRDLAPLALFVVRYIQLMVLILISGQWMPLADGYVSQMGAFGANAAGFDVLQLAPGTVIIRALEIANRMYTENVSWMRVLFGSSEDTIAHVLLLLGCAGTILMSIFMAAWIMLFFVVFKLASVVALVFLAFLMFEGTRFMAAPGLARILAYGVQMLVLSLATGLFFMTLDALDLSGHLHVGQSVALLVVMFFFGLLFKYTTDIAKEQVTGVPTLSLHDTGQLAGRAAATAASMVGHIGTVGLGTLGALRLTGAATAGRYASIPTSTSGAAASSGMRHAVEGGAAEAPATVARLLNRSPIDATWTEARDLPRTAARLLEARRALPPPPRQLPPPRS from the coding sequence ATGAACCCTGATTATAGCTATGATTACGCTTACCTGAACACTGCTATTACTGACATGCTGGGACGTATCACGTCGGTTGGTGGGGTGATTGATGCCGCATTACAGCCGGTATATTTCATTGTTGGCGTGTTGCTCCTGGTGTTGGCTTGCATCAAGTTCATGTGGCAGCGAGATTTAGCTCCATTGGCCCTTTTTGTAGTCCGATATATTCAGCTGATGGTGCTGATTCTTATCTCAGGCCAATGGATGCCACTGGCCGATGGTTATGTATCCCAGATGGGTGCCTTTGGAGCCAATGCAGCTGGATTCGATGTTCTTCAGTTGGCACCAGGAACTGTGATCATCCGCGCTTTGGAAATCGCAAATCGGATGTACACGGAGAATGTATCGTGGATGCGTGTACTATTCGGTTCATCGGAAGATACGATTGCTCATGTCCTGCTGCTGCTTGGATGCGCTGGCACGATCTTGATGAGCATTTTCATGGCTGCCTGGATCATGCTGTTTTTCGTCGTATTCAAACTGGCGTCGGTTGTTGCTCTAGTCTTTTTGGCATTTCTAATGTTTGAGGGCACGCGGTTCATGGCAGCGCCCGGTCTTGCCCGCATTTTGGCTTATGGTGTCCAAATGCTGGTGCTGAGTCTCGCCACAGGCTTGTTCTTTATGACCTTGGATGCACTCGACCTCAGCGGACACCTGCATGTAGGACAATCAGTGGCTCTGCTTGTGGTCATGTTCTTTTTCGGGCTGCTGTTCAAGTATACGACGGATATCGCCAAGGAACAGGTCACCGGCGTGCCGACCCTGTCGCTGCATGACACCGGCCAGCTTGCAGGCCGTGCCGCAGCCACTGCCGCATCGATGGTCGGCCACATCGGAACGGTCGGGCTCGGTACGCTGGGAGCCTTGAGGCTGACCGGCGCTGCCACAGCCGGGAGATACGCCAGCATTCCCACTTCGACCTCGGGCGCCGCCGCATCGTCAGGCATGAGACACGCCGTAGAAGGAGGTGCCGCCGAGGCACCGGCCACAGTTGCCCGTTTGCTGAACCGCTCGCCGATAGACGCCACATGGACCGAAGCCCGCGACCTCCCCCGGACGGCGGCACGCCTGCTGGAAGCGCGCCGCGCCCTGCCGCCGCCACCGCGCCAGCTACCCCCACCCCGTTCATGA
- a CDS encoding type IV secretion system protein produces MFGFSRSKWKEEDEYKRARWAYEGQGAAATKAAWFLGFGLIAMTGFAALQTWDKHLLASLGDLKFATIETSRTTGDVVSVSITDGELVVDETKRRQFLKWWIPLWRAVPADAVAYNHNYLTSQIYMSEPVYHRVAEYMAANPVDQFIRAGNARMVRVQNVTPTGTGTRYRVDWIESVYRHSQLVAQIPMTADIDLEQHTPRTEAEAEANIFGFVIEGFYWTPSPGT; encoded by the coding sequence ATGTTCGGATTTAGCCGAAGCAAGTGGAAGGAAGAGGACGAGTACAAGCGGGCCCGATGGGCCTACGAGGGCCAGGGTGCCGCCGCGACCAAGGCGGCGTGGTTCCTTGGCTTCGGCCTGATCGCCATGACGGGATTCGCCGCCCTGCAGACCTGGGACAAGCACCTGTTGGCCAGCCTGGGCGACCTGAAGTTCGCGACCATCGAAACCTCCCGGACGACCGGCGACGTGGTCAGCGTGTCGATCACCGACGGCGAGCTGGTGGTCGACGAAACCAAGCGGCGCCAGTTCCTCAAATGGTGGATCCCGCTCTGGAGGGCGGTCCCGGCCGACGCCGTGGCCTACAATCACAACTACCTGACGTCCCAGATCTACATGAGCGAACCGGTATACCACCGTGTCGCGGAGTACATGGCGGCGAACCCGGTGGACCAGTTCATCAGGGCGGGCAACGCCCGCATGGTGCGCGTCCAGAACGTGACGCCCACCGGCACCGGAACGCGCTACCGGGTGGACTGGATCGAGAGCGTCTACCGCCATTCCCAGCTCGTCGCGCAGATCCCGATGACGGCCGACATCGACCTGGAGCAGCACACGCCCCGCACCGAGGCGGAGGCCGAGGCCAATATCTTCGGCTTCGTGATAGAAGGCTTCTACTGGACCCCCTCTCCGGGAACCTGA
- a CDS encoding TrbG/VirB9 family P-type conjugative transfer protein, producing MRRAAVLLLSCLSGACSPSPGYQPPLPTLPSAAASLPVPAARPPPPETLPKLPPEDPVRATVTALREGLVKPRREWFKGVTYAPPYHPNHSYLVYIPEGAVSTFEFTPGEKPRPAYCGDGGVILSQSWSHLGTGPSKAWVWHVKAKMTAPRQTCTVTTSRGIYRVVIQPTASTHIPAVHWSDPYGFLSPADPAAPEMICQKADINYAFAGDPGAFGLRPGDVSNDGMHTCIQFPQSAGFATPAVWLIEGDQARPASPTMIDGAYLVDGVPAVLELRTDTATLRIERSIP from the coding sequence ATGAGACGCGCCGCCGTTCTTTTGCTGTCCTGCCTCTCGGGAGCCTGTTCGCCCTCACCGGGATACCAGCCTCCCCTGCCCACTCTCCCGTCGGCCGCCGCGTCCCTGCCGGTCCCGGCGGCCAGACCGCCGCCGCCGGAAACCTTGCCCAAGCTGCCTCCCGAAGACCCCGTCAGGGCGACTGTCACCGCGCTGAGGGAGGGATTGGTGAAGCCGCGCCGGGAATGGTTCAAGGGAGTGACCTACGCCCCGCCCTACCATCCCAACCACAGCTACCTGGTCTACATTCCCGAAGGAGCCGTCTCGACGTTCGAATTCACCCCCGGAGAGAAGCCGCGTCCGGCCTACTGCGGCGACGGCGGCGTGATCCTGTCGCAGTCATGGTCGCACCTGGGCACCGGGCCGTCGAAGGCGTGGGTCTGGCACGTCAAGGCCAAGATGACCGCACCGCGCCAGACCTGCACGGTCACGACCAGCCGCGGCATCTACCGCGTGGTCATCCAGCCGACGGCCAGCACGCACATCCCCGCCGTCCACTGGTCCGATCCCTACGGGTTCCTGTCGCCCGCCGATCCCGCGGCGCCGGAGATGATCTGCCAGAAGGCCGACATCAACTACGCCTTCGCCGGGGATCCCGGCGCCTTCGGCCTGCGCCCCGGCGACGTCTCCAACGACGGGATGCACACCTGCATCCAATTTCCCCAGTCCGCCGGTTTCGCCACGCCGGCGGTCTGGCTGATCGAGGGTGACCAGGCACGTCCGGCCAGCCCGACCATGATCGACGGCGCATACCTGGTCGACGGCGTCCCCGCCGTCCTCGAGTTGCGCACCGACACCGCGACACTGCGCATCGAAAGGTCCATCCCATGA